The genomic stretch CATCACAAAACTTGAATTGATTGCCTCTCGCAATGTACTTTTTGGCATAATAGGCAGCACATGTCGGAAGTCTCCACCAAATACAATAATTTTGCCACAAAAAAGAAGGTTGCTTGAGCAAACATCACGCATGGTATTTTCAAAGTGTTCGATGGCTTGGCGTTTTGCCATAGGTGCCTCATCCCAAATGATTAACCTACATGCACGAATCAGTTCTGCTAGGGAACTTTGTTTTGAGATTTGCGAACTTTGATTCTCTTCGATATCAAGAGGGATCTTGAATCGAGAATTATATGTTCTGCCACCAGGGAGATTGGCGGCAGCAATACCTGAGCTTGCAACCGCAATTGCAATAATACCTTTGACTCTGAGATTCGCAAGCAATGTTTTATACAAAAAAGTTTTTCCTGTAACACCAGGCCCGTCTAAGAAAAAAGAACCTCTTTCATTTTTTGTAACCCTTCTGTAAATTGTGTCATAAGCGTACCGCTGTTCTGTATTAAGCATGTGCACAACATTTAATTCCTCAGAACTTATTGGAATATTAAGTTCTTCTTCAATTTCTTTCATGTTGGATCTGTCTACATCTATGTCGTCCAATTTCAATTCCCCAAAATCGAAAGTACTGAAACTTTTGCCCATTGATTTGACCATATAAGAAATATTTCGAAGAGTTAGTTGTAGTACTTTTCGCCTTTGCGATGGAAATGCATATGCATAGTCCTCTGAGAATAATGGGTAAAATTTATCCCAAAGCAATCTAGGGTTTTTTGGATGACAGTAAATGAGCAAAGTTGAAAACAATCTACGAAGCATACCTGGCATCTGATACCGTGAGGCTTCTTCTAAGCACTGTTCAATAGATTCATCTGCTTCAAGCAAACCTCGCCTGAATGCAGAGTCTTGAAATGAAGTACACATTATGCCATTAATGTATTTCAGGTCGTCAAAGGATGTAGGCCCTCGAACGTTTGCTAGAAGAAGACGTAAATAGTAGCGCTCTCCTTCAGATGGATTTGCGTACACCAAACGGCCTAAGGCAAACCCTTTCTCACGCGGAGTCCAGAATTTATCCCTTTTTCTATCATGCCATACATAATGTTATGGAAATTGATTGTATAACAACGTCTTAGCAAAATTGTCATTCAAATTCCGCTCGAAGAAAGCCGTTAACATTGTTCTTTTACGTGTGTCGTCATCTAAAACGTTATCAAGGTTCTCCCAGGGGTGAAAACTAACAGTCTGCATGTTTGGTATGTGCACTTGTAATGGAACAACATTAGGATGTATCTCATTCAAATGAAATCCAAAAATCCGCCACGTCGCTTCTGGTGGAGTAATCCAGCGAGCAGATTGGTAAGCAGTAATCTCGTCAAACGAAGACTGATTGCTAGGATCAGTAACAGCAAACGACACTCGATCGTGGCCCTTATAAACTTACTTGTACAAGTATTTAACTGCTTTAATGGTAGAACATATTTCTACGTTTAAGTGGCAGTCATATTTGgctaaaagaaaagaattgtatgGAATAACCCATTGATTATTGAGCTCTGATCCTCGAACAATTACATGAATACCGGTATTTCTCCTACGATATATAGGATATGAATCACGACCAGTAGTTGTCATATCTGCAAACTCACGAGGGTAGTGGTTTTTACATCTATAATTTTTCATGCAGGGATTTGAAGAGTTAGCTCTACCGCAAGGCCCGTGCATCATGTGGCGAACAACTGAAGAGTATAGATGTGGGTTTTCAGCATTGTTAGGAAACTCTGCACAGACAAAATCGTCATATTGATCCGGAGTCCTTATTTTACTCGCCGAATCAAGAATGATTAGAAAATGGGCATGTGGCAGAACTCTTTTTTGAAATTCAACGACGTAAACGTATCCAGCTACATTGCCAAATATTTTACGCACGCTGATGTCTTTCTTCAACTCAAACAATTTCGCTCGAAAGACCCGCGAAATAAGGTCGGGTCTGTTATGAGCTTCCTCAAAAGGCGATAGTTCTCGCTCAATTTCTGGCCAACGGGGGTTGCATGTCATCATCAGAAATATATCTGGCTTTCCGTATCGCTGCACCACAGCCACCGAAGAAAGATAGCGACGTCTAAAATCACGATCGCATCCAATGAAGCTGGATGGCAATATGAAGCAACGACCAATGTTCGCACCAGATCTCTGCCCAGCGGCATAACTGTCTATAGTTCCTTGATATAAGTCAGCTCGAATTATATTCTGATTATTTCTTATGTAATCGAGTCGAGTCGTCTCAATTTTAATATACATATCAACCGTATATTGTTGTAGAAGACGACCACTTCTTAACAATATCGAAAAATCAGCGGGACGAATCTGAAGTCGATAGCAGTAATATTCTCTGCACGAGACTTTTTTCTCTGACTTCGAAGTACCTGCCACTGTCAGTAGAAGGCAGCGGACGGTATTGGATTGAGGAGAAGAGATAGGAAAAAAAATTATCTTGAAAAAGAGAATATAAAGATGCGGACCTTGTTCTTCGTTCTGAAGAAGATTGTCCGCTATTTGTATTAGAATTTCATTGATCGAAAAAGCAGGGCAATCAGGACGACGTTGACGATTGGAATTGAATCGATAGATACGACGATGCCAACCTGTTTCGCCAAAAGGAAATAAAATAGGGTACTGTAATGGATCATAGCAACCGTAATAGTGTAGTATTCTGTGACTTGTTCCAGAAAGTGCATGTACAACTACATCATGTCGCGGAGGAGCTGATGAATTTTTATCGTCAATCCAAATTGCAGCAACCTGGGATGTCGTCAGGGCATTATGAGTTCTTTGATCTTGCAAAGGATCCGATTTTATTATGATTCGGCTTTCGTCATTTATACCGATGTTCCTCAACGATCTAAAGAATCGCGTGTAAGGATTGAACTCCATAATGCCCATCAAGCCTGAACTACGC from Silene latifolia isolate original U9 population chromosome 5, ASM4854445v1, whole genome shotgun sequence encodes the following:
- the LOC141655527 gene encoding uncharacterized protein LOC141655527, which produces MAQTTDFIRYGASRSSGLMGIMEFNPYTRFFRSLRNIGINDESRIIIKSDPLQDQRTHNALTTSQVAAIWIDDKNSSAPPRHDVVVHALSGTSHRILHYYGCYDPLQYPILFPFGETGWHRRIYRFNSNRQRRPDCPAFSINEILIQIADNLLQNEEQGPHLYILFFKIIFFPISSPQSNTVRCLLLTVAGTSKSEKKVSCREYYCYRLQIRPADFSILLRSGRLLQQYTVDMYIKIETTRLDYIRNNQNIIRADLYQGTIDSYAAGQRSGANIGRCFILPSSFIGCDRDFRRRYLSSVAVVQRYGKPDIFLMMTCNPRWPEIERELSPFEEAHNRPDLISRVFRAKLFELKKDISVRKIFGNVAGYVYVVEFQKRVLPHAHFLIILDSASKIRTPDQYDDFVCAEFPNNAENPHLYSSVVRHMMHGPCGRANSSNPCMKNYRCKNHYPREFADMTTTGRDSYPIYRRRNTGIHVIVRGSELNNQWVIPYNSFLLAKYDCHLNVEICSTIKAVKYLYKKRDKFWTPREKGFALGRLVYANPSEGERYYLRLLLANVRGPTSFDDLKYINGIMCTSFQDSAFRRGLLEADESIEQCLEEASRYQMPGMLRRLFSTLLIYCHPKNPRLLWDKFYPLFSEDYAYAFPSQRRKVLQLTLRNISYMVKSMGKSFSTFDFGELKLDDIDVDRSNMKEIEEELNIPISSEELNVVHMLNTEQRYAYDTIYRRVTKNERGSFFLDGPGVTGKTFLYKTLLANLRVKGIIAIAVASSGIAAANLPGGRTYNSRFKIPLDIEENQSSQISKQSSLAELIRACRLIIWDEAPMAKRQAIEHFENTMRDVCSSNLLFCGKIIVFGGDFRHVLPIMPKSTLREAINSSFVMSPLWPKLEKIHLTVNMRAMRDPAFGNFVLGVGNGSHPYENGEDIKLPRLIVISGTEEHELIERLIDTIYLDIQLITTNPSLTTTRAILTPKNDDAQTINAMLVSKQEGEPFTYRNFDEATDIAIAQYPTEFLNTLQPSGLPPHELILKKNSPIILLRNLDQTSGLCNGTRLICKSFDRNVIDAEIVVGHHKGERVFIPVVEE